A part of Armatimonadota bacterium genomic DNA contains:
- a CDS encoding DUF11 domain-containing protein — protein sequence MKLKRALLLIAVMLVFTSPVLGDDPPLVEFQGDAKADFPAGTVWRDDVLGDTKDRRGLCYDMPLGIGSYKQEPINPEDIPASGFNVERVGTIYDCKNDILYIALDICDDRIAWDSDADGRLTKYDPTTGITGALLWENFLDNGLEDYEVDLDVGNGSFGTAFTADMRLFVQSFDGGVTVNATALPLPAGVTFSAYVPMPRIEMPAGSGHYVVEDPNNPGNYLPTEKDIEVKIKGLREHFNNLFPNVSCLPVRIQTRSGATGDLVNEDITDSLFDLCCEPCIEITKGVACSPDGPFLPSATALRGSDVYFQIAVTNCSSGASAEPLRDVVIKDELDEAAGNPLLDCAGCTLDGVPIPNCIPNLGIPIGDLDVGQTKFIVCKFPTNPAFAVEGNNPDATNRARATGVGVYSGVEVVSPAQPDPNVQTWVQATVDVLVPKITCGKLIDDDSNFGADTSDTTAPSCDFRIPSGELKDKQIFYQFCVTNDGEVPVDFAEGQNPNCPSFNDDFIKPGGTEIDDPDNPGQKYKIPGTDQNLNVLFRTALLAKYGSFFLRPGESVCIVSAPVTFDQKKLCPDYPSFTDRFQACGFATCYDDQGKPDANTRCGALCLPPGGGENVSTGICECKVTICPTSIRVNKYASCSPDTPLRPGDPLPGKSVQAVRGSDIYFMISVWNNGGEDLKDVLITDALTEGAGNPLLDCAGCTIDGAPDGCIPGVINIGNLAVNQTKWIVCRFPTNSAFDVQGTSPDATNTASASGVGVLTGVVVNDGPSQATVDVLVPGIECTKLIDDDANPVPGDAGDATPPTAHLNLVDSAVDVEQAWYYYKVCNTGEVAVDFSPGNGCPNFADDFIKPGGTTVIVPPANENYLIPGTDQDLYANFLTALQAKYSRSQLLPGECVELVPEPVTFDEARLCRIKAVWPDTLSVCGLAQNFDLNICGSQQVTTTCSADVTVCPECRIKIEKQVSCWPDRGFGPSVDVLRGADVYFKITVTNTGGENIEQVELNDVLVEEPGNPLLDCAGCTVDGNVVPTCIPDIWQLGTLYVGESRTIICRIPTNPDFDDDLLYKGRDPDATNSATVSGICARSRITVSDGPASATVNLLVPDISCQKLVDDDQNPDPDEPGDLTPPSNYLDLSQDEEVGIECVSYWMKVCNTGEVDVDFTNPAGAECPGFKDSLLDNPIPGVILPPGTDVDQMFRTALQAKFGSEVLPKGQCVSIKVLNVCFDESILCPNNRLMKNTFEACGIAKEDGICLPQSGGEEVKTGGCSATVQICPTCIKLEKTVACKLDGPFVEKVNVMKGEPVFFKIVVTNCGGEALKDVTLTDTLTELVDDPDPLLNCTGCTLNGAPDARCIPGVWNLGTMQPGETKTIVCRVPTNPAFAALDGDDWDAKNCAWATGIGVVSGGQVRSPEAGEDCAEVNVKVPCIEVTKLVDDDNHPAPDDAGDLTQPTHDLSLVDEVEDIEEAWYFFQVCNCGDTPIDFTPGADANCPSFKDDFIKPGGTSVNTPSGPYIIPGTDQDLQALFLAELIAKFGGTTLPAGQCVSLSLPIPVSFDEATLCKIRRIWPDKVEACGIATEPGVCGVRQVKDDDTARVYICPPDRNLYQAYPGDSNELDQHFGGYLGQSGDTISAVPGVFILVPGDKWKNFVKAAQVGVEYELKNVVLTKQVPTFAQCTDVFRPITIRQQGTPNIRLRWPLMYEAPGTTWTLTIQYGTSFPWDDDGPVGPNPAGYYHESEWEWSVDASLESMKLLLDLFHEVPYATDEVPLISDEVLYPNLKAKLDEVIAFYAAGDMVKAAFALGEFEMTVMDACIGVSPKMPYPGGPGTGIANSEENPACCKLLVDAEYVAKKLGLFQGIK from the coding sequence ATGAAGCTGAAGCGCGCGCTACTACTTATTGCGGTGATGCTGGTCTTTACCAGCCCGGTTCTTGGAGACGATCCGCCGCTGGTGGAGTTTCAAGGGGACGCCAAGGCGGACTTCCCCGCCGGGACAGTTTGGCGGGATGACGTCCTCGGCGATACAAAGGATCGCCGCGGTCTATGCTACGACATGCCGCTGGGCATCGGCTCCTACAAGCAGGAACCCATCAACCCGGAGGACATACCCGCTTCCGGATTCAACGTCGAACGAGTGGGCACGATCTACGACTGCAAGAACGACATCCTCTACATCGCGCTAGACATCTGTGACGACCGAATAGCGTGGGACAGTGATGCGGATGGCAGGCTCACGAAGTACGACCCGACAACCGGGATTACGGGTGCTCTGCTGTGGGAAAACTTCCTGGACAATGGTCTTGAGGACTACGAAGTGGACCTCGACGTCGGCAACGGCAGTTTTGGCACTGCGTTCACTGCGGACATGCGGTTGTTCGTACAGAGCTTTGACGGCGGGGTGACGGTCAATGCCACAGCCTTGCCTCTGCCTGCGGGCGTGACCTTCAGCGCCTATGTTCCTATGCCTCGCATCGAGATGCCCGCGGGTTCGGGCCATTACGTGGTCGAGGATCCCAACAATCCCGGCAACTACCTCCCGACTGAGAAGGATATCGAGGTGAAGATCAAGGGGCTGCGGGAGCATTTTAACAACCTCTTCCCCAACGTATCCTGCCTGCCCGTCAGAATCCAGACCCGTTCCGGAGCTACCGGCGACCTTGTCAACGAGGACATAACGGACTCTCTGTTTGATCTCTGTTGCGAGCCGTGCATCGAGATCACGAAGGGCGTGGCGTGCTCGCCGGACGGGCCGTTCCTGCCGTCGGCGACCGCGCTTCGGGGGTCGGATGTGTACTTCCAGATCGCGGTGACGAACTGCAGTTCCGGAGCCTCTGCCGAGCCCCTGCGGGACGTCGTGATAAAGGATGAGCTCGATGAGGCTGCTGGCAATCCGCTCCTCGACTGCGCCGGCTGCACTCTGGACGGCGTGCCTATCCCCAACTGCATTCCGAATCTAGGCATCCCCATCGGCGACCTCGACGTCGGACAGACAAAGTTTATTGTCTGCAAGTTCCCGACCAACCCGGCCTTCGCGGTGGAGGGGAACAACCCGGACGCGACCAACAGGGCGAGGGCCACCGGCGTGGGCGTCTACAGCGGCGTTGAGGTGGTATCACCCGCGCAACCCGACCCAAATGTCCAGACTTGGGTCCAGGCGACGGTGGACGTGCTGGTGCCGAAGATCACCTGCGGGAAGCTGATTGACGACGACAGCAACTTCGGCGCGGACACGTCGGATACCACCGCGCCGTCGTGCGACTTCCGCATTCCTAGCGGCGAACTGAAGGACAAGCAGATCTTCTATCAGTTCTGCGTGACGAACGACGGCGAGGTGCCGGTTGACTTCGCCGAGGGCCAGAACCCGAACTGCCCGAGCTTCAACGACGACTTCATCAAGCCGGGCGGAACGGAGATTGACGACCCCGACAACCCGGGCCAGAAGTACAAGATACCGGGGACCGATCAGAACCTCAACGTGCTCTTCCGCACGGCGCTGCTAGCCAAGTACGGAAGCTTCTTCCTGCGGCCAGGCGAGTCGGTCTGCATAGTGTCGGCTCCTGTAACGTTTGACCAGAAGAAGCTCTGCCCGGATTACCCGTCGTTCACTGACAGGTTCCAGGCATGCGGTTTCGCTACCTGCTACGACGACCAGGGCAAACCCGACGCGAATACGAGGTGTGGAGCGCTGTGCCTGCCGCCCGGAGGCGGAGAGAACGTCAGCACGGGCATATGCGAGTGCAAGGTCACGATCTGCCCGACTAGCATACGCGTAAATAAGTACGCGTCGTGTTCCCCGGATACCCCGCTGCGCCCGGGCGATCCGCTGCCCGGCAAGTCGGTACAGGCGGTACGGGGGTCTGACATATACTTCATGATCAGCGTCTGGAACAACGGCGGTGAGGACCTGAAGGACGTGCTCATCACCGACGCGCTGACTGAGGGAGCGGGCAACCCACTTCTGGACTGCGCGGGATGCACGATTGACGGCGCGCCGGACGGGTGTATCCCGGGAGTGATCAACATCGGCAACCTCGCCGTCAACCAGACGAAGTGGATTGTCTGCCGGTTCCCGACAAACTCGGCCTTCGACGTTCAGGGGACTAGCCCGGATGCCACGAATACAGCTAGCGCGTCTGGCGTCGGCGTGCTTACTGGAGTTGTGGTGAACGACGGACCCAGTCAGGCGACGGTTGACGTGCTGGTGCCGGGAATCGAGTGCACCAAGCTGATTGACGACGACGCCAACCCCGTCCCGGGCGACGCCGGAGACGCGACTCCGCCGACAGCGCACCTGAACCTGGTTGACTCGGCGGTGGACGTCGAGCAGGCCTGGTACTACTACAAGGTCTGCAACACCGGCGAGGTGGCGGTTGACTTCTCTCCGGGCAACGGCTGTCCCAACTTCGCGGACGACTTCATCAAGCCGGGCGGAACGACAGTCATAGTCCCACCGGCGAACGAGAACTATCTGATCCCTGGCACCGACCAGGACCTCTACGCCAATTTCCTGACGGCCCTGCAGGCGAAGTACAGCAGGAGCCAGTTACTGCCCGGAGAGTGCGTAGAGCTAGTACCTGAGCCGGTCACGTTCGACGAAGCCAGGCTCTGCAGGATCAAGGCCGTATGGCCCGACACGCTGAGCGTGTGCGGGCTTGCTCAGAACTTCGATCTCAACATCTGCGGAAGCCAGCAGGTGACGACCACTTGCAGCGCGGACGTGACGGTCTGCCCGGAGTGCCGCATTAAGATTGAGAAGCAGGTGTCGTGCTGGCCCGACAGGGGCTTCGGCCCGTCAGTTGACGTGCTGAGAGGCGCGGACGTCTACTTCAAGATCACCGTCACCAACACCGGCGGCGAGAACATCGAGCAGGTAGAACTGAACGACGTGCTAGTCGAAGAACCGGGGAATCCGCTCCTCGACTGCGCGGGATGCACTGTGGACGGGAACGTCGTTCCGACCTGCATCCCCGACATCTGGCAGTTGGGTACTCTGTACGTCGGAGAATCCAGAACCATTATCTGCAGAATCCCGACGAACCCGGACTTTGATGACGATCTGCTTTACAAGGGACGCGATCCGGATGCGACGAACTCCGCGACAGTATCCGGCATCTGCGCGCGGAGTCGGATAACCGTCAGCGACGGACCGGCGAGCGCGACGGTGAACCTGCTGGTACCGGACATCTCGTGCCAGAAGCTGGTTGACGACGACCAGAACCCCGATCCGGACGAGCCGGGCGACCTCACTCCGCCGAGCAACTACCTCGACCTGTCTCAGGACGAAGAGGTTGGCATCGAGTGCGTATCTTACTGGATGAAGGTATGCAACACCGGCGAGGTAGACGTGGACTTCACGAATCCTGCCGGCGCCGAATGCCCCGGATTCAAGGATTCTCTGCTGGACAACCCGATACCGGGAGTGATCCTGCCTCCGGGCACGGACGTTGACCAGATGTTCCGGACGGCCCTCCAGGCGAAGTTCGGGAGCGAGGTACTGCCGAAGGGTCAGTGCGTCTCGATCAAGGTACTGAACGTGTGCTTCGACGAGAGCATACTCTGCCCGAACAACCGGCTGATGAAGAATACCTTCGAGGCATGCGGCATCGCGAAGGAAGACGGAATCTGCCTGCCGCAGAGCGGAGGCGAGGAAGTCAAGACCGGAGGCTGTTCGGCGACCGTGCAGATCTGCCCGACTTGCATCAAGCTCGAGAAGACCGTGGCGTGCAAGCTGGACGGGCCGTTCGTCGAGAAGGTCAACGTGATGAAGGGCGAGCCGGTCTTCTTCAAGATCGTCGTGACGAACTGCGGCGGCGAAGCGCTGAAGGACGTCACATTGACCGACACGCTCACGGAACTGGTTGACGACCCGGACCCGCTGCTCAACTGCACCGGATGCACGTTGAACGGCGCGCCGGACGCGCGGTGCATACCGGGCGTGTGGAATCTCGGCACGATGCAGCCGGGCGAGACGAAGACCATCGTGTGCAGGGTCCCGACGAACCCTGCGTTCGCGGCGCTCGACGGGGACGACTGGGATGCCAAGAACTGCGCGTGGGCGACAGGGATCGGAGTCGTGAGCGGCGGGCAGGTCAGATCGCCTGAGGCGGGCGAGGACTGCGCGGAGGTCAACGTCAAGGTGCCGTGCATCGAGGTCACGAAGCTGGTTGACGACGACAACCACCCGGCGCCGGACGACGCGGGCGACCTCACCCAGCCGACCCACGACCTGAGCCTGGTAGATGAGGTCGAGGACATCGAGGAGGCCTGGTACTTCTTCCAGGTGTGCAACTGCGGCGACACCCCGATTGACTTCACCCCGGGGGCCGACGCCAACTGCCCGAGCTTCAAGGACGACTTCATCAAGCCGGGCGGCACTTCGGTCAATACGCCGAGCGGCCCGTACATCATACCGGGCACCGACCAGGACCTGCAGGCGCTCTTCCTGGCCGAGCTGATCGCGAAGTTTGGCGGGACGACACTGCCGGCGGGCCAGTGCGTATCGTTGTCGCTTCCGATACCGGTATCGTTCGACGAGGCGACGCTGTGTAAGATACGGCGCATCTGGCCGGACAAGGTCGAGGCGTGCGGCATAGCGACGGAGCCGGGAGTCTGCGGCGTCAGGCAGGTGAAGGACGACGACACGGCGCGGGTATACATCTGCCCGCCTGACCGAAACCTCTACCAGGCGTACCCCGGCGACTCGAACGAACTGGACCAGCACTTCGGCGGCTACCTCGGGCAGAGCGGAGACACTATCTCCGCGGTGCCGGGCGTGTTCATCCTGGTGCCGGGCGACAAGTGGAAGAACTTCGTGAAGGCCGCCCAGGTCGGCGTGGAGTACGAACTGAAGAACGTGGTGCTCACCAAGCAGGTGCCGACTTTCGCGCAGTGCACGGATGTGTTCCGGCCGATCACGATCAGACAGCAGGGCACGCCGAACATCCGGCTGAGATGGCCGCTGATGTACGAGGCGCCGGGCACGACGTGGACGCTGACGATTCAGTACGGCACGAGCTTCCCGTGGGACGACGACGGGCCTGTCGGACCCAATCCGGCAGGATACTACCACGAGAGCGAGTGGGAATGGTCGGTGGACGCGAGCCTGGAGAGCATGAAGCTCCTGCTCGACCTGTTCCACGAGGTGCCCTACGCGACGGACGAGGTGCCGCTCATCTCCGACGAGGTACTGTACCCGAACCTGAAGGCGAAGCTGGATGAGGTCATCGCCTTCTACGCGGCGGGTGACATGGTGAAGGCGGCGTTCGCGCTTGGTGAGTTCGAGATGACGGTGATGGATGCATGTATCGGAGTATCGCCGAAGATGCCTTACCCGGGCGGACCCGGAACGGGCATCGCGAACTCGGAAGAGAATCCGGCATGTTGCAAGCTCCTGGTAGACGCCGAGTACGTAGCCAAGAAGCTCGGACTGTTCCAGGGCATTAAGTAA
- a CDS encoding fibronectin type III domain-containing protein, with amino-acid sequence KLNWGTSASGPWTAVNLGANATSYSHTGLSASTTYYYQVCATNSAGDSSYASTSAATPIAPPAAPSGFTATAVSTAQINLAWIDNSANETGFKVSRGMSASGPWTQIAAPAANAASYSDKGLTAGTTYYYRVCATNSAGDSSCATANATTLALVPQAPSGLTATAVSSSRIDLAWTDNSSNETGFKINRGTSASGPWTPLSLGANVTTYSSTGLNASTTYYYQVCATNGTGDSACVSANATTLGPPPAAPSGLQAVAVSSSQINLSWTDKSDNETCFRLERAPTSAGTWTQIAEVAANMTAYSDTGLSSSTKYYYRVRACSAAGCSTYSSTTSTSFAITLGGAPAAPSSVVATAKSTTEIDVSWTDNSSNEQWFVVTRSGGAWSDVTTWIPTPRTSFTDTNLVAGTTYTYAVCATNSYGEACALKTASATTQSPAPVDPLVAPTNLQVEAISGSEIQVRWTYEPLQNVEFIVEMSPATDSDFSKQVYTGSNNSCLVSGLGEHSLYYFRVRARSDARESEYSGIVSTTTLLNTPTGLKATPGDFNYDTGRWQVEICWMDNSLHESSYHIERSTVSADGPWEPLGDVGANITTYQDNGCLPKQVYHYRVTAIGSNSQAGVCSTDELPEPPPVAPDPINLQWIGKTPVIGEAYGLAMSEDCRYAYVTSSTGFQIVDISDRTNPLVKSSLDLTYGYDVAVDSSGFAYVGDSKSLKVIDVAMPTAPVVVANVDLTDYALGVHVSGGKLYVANYLKGLRIVDISDPLLPRLLDGVADTPGQACAVSVYGLTAVVADGSGGVATVDVSDALAPRLLGSLPTSDTARDVSVTADGRAYVAAQYAGLLAVDVRVPAVPRLLSQSLQKDCAIGVAIMDNKAYLANFSYANVANGLQVFDVSGEIPQELGFVPVAGRNRGGVAVAGRVACVAAGYGGLAIVDVLDLAKSEPVGVIPQITWSVGLEVSESTMYTFGRSGISSSLYVYDVSSPESPEHIGSLRLTHPVDIALAGCYAVVADDRNVHMVDVSDPRHPAIVDTLLMPDYVTGVSISGGKVYAACYLAGLVVVDISDPYSLRIVGSVDTPGQAFAIALSGTTAIIADGTCGVALVNIANPCSPQWLMSLATSDSTRDIAVDAAGFAYVAAGNSGILLIDVHNASLPNILSAVPSRDTALGVCAGDGYAFSASFSRVYTANGLQAVDFSGGSLASEAFFLPSYEDSVYGGYCRSVATQGRMVFLTDDKYLARIAKY; translated from the coding sequence TCAAGCTGAACTGGGGGACGAGCGCGTCGGGCCCGTGGACGGCTGTCAATCTAGGGGCGAACGCGACTTCGTACTCGCACACGGGTCTTTCGGCCTCGACGACATACTACTACCAGGTGTGCGCGACGAACTCGGCCGGCGACTCGTCCTATGCATCTACCAGCGCCGCTACGCCGATTGCTCCTCCGGCCGCGCCTTCGGGCTTCACGGCGACCGCGGTATCCACGGCCCAGATCAATCTGGCATGGATCGACAACTCGGCCAACGAGACCGGCTTCAAGGTGAGCAGAGGTATGAGTGCCTCCGGCCCGTGGACGCAGATAGCCGCCCCGGCGGCGAATGCTGCTTCCTATTCCGACAAGGGTCTCACCGCCGGTACGACTTACTACTATCGAGTATGTGCGACGAACTCGGCGGGCGACTCTTCCTGTGCGACCGCCAACGCGACCACACTTGCTCTCGTTCCGCAGGCTCCGTCGGGTCTTACGGCGACCGCTGTTTCGTCTAGTCGGATAGACCTCGCCTGGACAGACAACTCTTCGAACGAGACCGGTTTCAAGATCAATCGGGGGACCAGTGCCTCCGGCCCGTGGACGCCGCTGTCCCTGGGTGCAAATGTGACAACGTACTCGAGTACCGGGCTCAACGCCTCGACGACATACTACTACCAGGTCTGTGCGACGAACGGGACAGGCGATTCCGCGTGTGTCTCCGCCAACGCGACGACCTTAGGGCCTCCTCCCGCAGCTCCGTCGGGCCTCCAGGCGGTTGCGGTGTCCTCGAGCCAGATCAACCTGAGCTGGACGGACAAATCGGACAACGAGACCTGTTTTAGACTCGAGCGAGCGCCCACGAGCGCTGGTACTTGGACACAGATAGCGGAAGTCGCCGCCAACATGACCGCCTACTCGGACACCGGGCTGTCCAGTTCGACGAAGTACTACTACCGGGTGCGGGCCTGCAGCGCGGCCGGCTGCTCGACCTACTCGAGCACGACCAGCACGTCCTTCGCCATCACCCTGGGCGGCGCTCCCGCCGCGCCGAGCAGTGTTGTAGCGACTGCCAAGTCAACGACCGAGATCGACGTCTCGTGGACGGACAACTCGAGCAACGAACAGTGGTTTGTGGTGACTCGAAGCGGAGGTGCATGGTCGGACGTGACGACATGGATACCCACGCCGCGCACTTCCTTCACGGACACCAATCTAGTTGCCGGCACGACGTACACCTATGCCGTCTGCGCGACGAACTCCTACGGCGAGGCTTGCGCGCTCAAGACCGCAAGCGCAACCACTCAGTCGCCCGCGCCGGTTGATCCTCTGGTCGCACCGACGAACCTGCAGGTCGAGGCTATCTCCGGTTCGGAGATCCAGGTCAGGTGGACATACGAGCCGCTTCAGAACGTTGAGTTCATCGTCGAGATGAGTCCCGCCACCGACTCGGACTTCTCTAAGCAGGTATACACTGGGTCGAACAACTCCTGTCTCGTCTCAGGTCTGGGCGAGCATTCCCTCTACTACTTCAGGGTCCGCGCGCGTAGTGACGCTCGCGAATCCGAATACTCCGGCATTGTATCGACGACGACCCTTCTCAACACCCCGACTGGCTTGAAGGCGACGCCTGGTGATTTCAACTACGACACCGGCAGATGGCAGGTCGAGATATGCTGGATGGACAACAGCCTTCATGAGTCCAGCTACCACATCGAACGGAGTACCGTCAGCGCTGACGGTCCGTGGGAGCCCCTTGGAGATGTCGGTGCCAACATAACGACGTATCAGGACAACGGTTGTTTGCCCAAGCAGGTCTACCACTACCGGGTTACAGCCATCGGATCGAACTCCCAGGCGGGGGTTTGCTCTACTGACGAACTGCCTGAGCCGCCCCCGGTCGCCCCTGATCCCATCAACCTCCAGTGGATCGGCAAGACCCCGGTCATCGGCGAAGCATACGGGCTTGCCATGTCAGAGGACTGTAGATACGCCTACGTTACGTCTTCGACTGGCTTCCAGATTGTGGACATTAGCGATCGGACGAATCCTCTCGTGAAGAGCTCGCTGGATCTGACTTATGGTTACGATGTGGCAGTTGATAGCTCCGGGTTCGCATATGTAGGCGACAGCAAGAGTCTCAAGGTCATTGATGTTGCCATGCCAACGGCACCAGTTGTAGTCGCGAACGTCGATCTGACTGACTACGCTCTCGGCGTGCATGTTTCAGGTGGCAAGTTATATGTAGCTAACTATCTGAAGGGTCTGAGGATAGTAGACATAAGTGACCCGCTCTTACCTCGGTTGCTGGATGGTGTCGCTGATACTCCCGGGCAGGCTTGTGCCGTGTCCGTCTACGGCCTTACCGCGGTAGTTGCTGATGGTAGCGGAGGAGTGGCTACGGTGGATGTCAGTGACGCCCTGGCGCCTAGGTTGCTTGGTTCGCTTCCGACTTCTGATACTGCCCGAGATGTCAGTGTAACTGCCGACGGTCGTGCGTATGTGGCTGCCCAGTACGCCGGTCTTCTGGCTGTGGATGTGAGGGTTCCTGCAGTGCCGAGACTCCTATCACAGTCACTACAGAAAGATTGTGCTATTGGTGTGGCTATAATGGATAATAAGGCGTACCTCGCCAATTTCAGCTACGCCAATGTGGCCAATGGCCTGCAGGTCTTCGATGTTTCTGGCGAGATACCGCAGGAACTCGGTTTCGTGCCTGTGGCGGGGCGCAACCGCGGAGGAGTCGCGGTTGCAGGCCGTGTGGCATGTGTTGCCGCGGGCTATGGAGGGCTTGCCATAGTAGATGTGCTTGATCTTGCGAAGAGCGAACCCGTAGGAGTGATTCCGCAGATCACATGGTCGGTAGGGCTGGAAGTGTCTGAGAGTACAATGTACACTTTCGGCCGTTCAGGGATCAGTTCCTCACTGTATGTGTACGATGTGAGTAGCCCCGAGTCGCCGGAACATATCGGAAGCCTGAGGCTGACCCACCCAGTTGATATCGCTCTCGCTGGATGCTATGCAGTAGTTGCAGATGACCGGAATGTCCACATGGTGGACGTTTCGGACCCGCGGCATCCTGCTATCGTTGATACCTTGCTTATGCCGGATTACGTGACCGGTGTCAGTATTAGCGGTGGTAAGGTCTATGCCGCGTGCTATCTGGCAGGGCTTGTGGTTGTGGACATCAGCGACCCGTATTCCCTGAGAATCGTGGGCTCTGTAGATACGCCCGGTCAGGCATTCGCAATAGCGCTGTCCGGCACAACGGCAATCATCGCCGACGGCACGTGTGGTGTGGCGCTGGTTAACATCGCGAATCCCTGCTCCCCCCAATGGCTTATGTCCTTGGCGACCTCCGACTCGACACGGGATATCGCTGTAGACGCGGCGGGATTCGCCTATGTAGCTGCGGGTAACTCCGGCATTCTTCTGATTGACGTACACAATGCTTCTCTGCCGAACATTCTGAGTGCGGTGCCATCTCGCGATACGGCCTTGGGAGTGTGCGCTGGAGACGGCTATGCGTTCTCAGCTAGCTTCAGCCGTGTCTATACGGCCAACGGACTGCAAGCGGTTGATTTCTCGGGAGGATCACTGGCAAGTGAGGCGTTCTTCCTGCCCTCCTATGAGGATTCGGTTTACGGGGGTTACTGCAGATCAGTGGCAACCCAGGGCAGGATGGTGTTTCTTACGGATGACAAGTATCTCGCTCGGATAGCGAAGTACTAG
- a CDS encoding fibronectin type III domain-containing protein yields the protein MSYHDLRVARITTIFSALVLLSLGLVFLSAASPASAQSLTLSVTEVTDTTVSLSWVLTIPRGTLSYYELIYDGNIVNVGTVTSYKVTGLQPSTFYSFRLRATTTSGVCPIQPTVQVATKLNAPTNLVGTAVSTSQINLSWADNSTKETGFKVSRGTSASGPWTTVTVGANVTSYSNTGLTAGTTYYYQVCATNSTGDSSYAATSATTQSAVTKPNAPTNLVGTAVSTSQINLSWADNSTNETGFKLNWGTSASGPWTAVNLGANATSYSHTGLSASTTYYYQVCATNSAGDSSYAATSATTQSAVTKPNAPTNLVGTAVSTSQINLSWADNSTNETGFKLNWGTSASGPWTAVN from the coding sequence ATGTCATATCATGACCTCCGCGTTGCGCGGATCACGACCATATTCTCAGCGCTTGTGCTTCTGTCGCTGGGTCTGGTGTTTCTGTCTGCAGCCTCGCCTGCATCGGCTCAGAGCTTGACCCTCTCGGTGACGGAAGTCACGGATACCACCGTGTCGCTCTCCTGGGTCCTGACGATTCCTAGAGGCACTCTGAGTTACTATGAACTCATCTACGATGGCAACATCGTCAACGTTGGGACGGTCACGAGCTACAAAGTCACGGGGCTTCAGCCGAGCACGTTTTACTCCTTCAGACTGCGTGCCACTACGACTTCTGGTGTTTGCCCGATACAGCCGACCGTTCAGGTAGCTACCAAGCTGAACGCGCCTACGAATCTGGTCGGGACAGCGGTCTCGACGAGTCAGATCAACCTGAGTTGGGCGGACAACTCGACGAAGGAGACGGGATTCAAGGTGAGCCGGGGTACGAGCGCGTCCGGTCCCTGGACGACGGTAACCGTTGGGGCGAACGTGACTTCGTACTCGAACACGGGCCTCACCGCCGGCACGACATACTACTACCAGGTGTGCGCGACTAACTCGACTGGCGACTCTTCCTATGCAGCTACGAGCGCCACCACGCAGTCTGCGGTCACGAAGCCGAACGCTCCTACGAATCTGGTCGGGACAGCGGTCTCGACGAGCCAGATCAACCTGAGTTGGGCGGACAACTCTACGAACGAGACGGGATTCAAGCTGAACTGGGGGACGAGCGCGTCGGGCCCGTGGACGGCTGTCAATCTAGGGGCGAACGCGACTTCGTACTCGCACACGGGTCTTTCGGCCTCGACGACATACTACTACCAGGTGTGCGCGACTAACTCGGCTGGCGACTCGTCCTATGCAGCTACGAGCGCCACCACGCAGTCTGCGGTCACGAAGCCGAACGCTCCTACTAATCTGGTCGGGACAGCGGTCTCGACGAGCCAGATCAACCTGAGTTGGGCGGACAACTCTACGAACGAGACGGGATTCAAGCTGAACTGGGGGACGAGCGCGTCGGGCCCGTGGACGGCTGTCAATC